Proteins from a single region of Verrucosispora sp. NA02020:
- a CDS encoding DUF3040 domain-containing protein, which translates to MPLSEHEQRLFEQIERSLAEDPKFASAVRASDPRFHARRRLLVAAGVIVAGLALLVYGAVIKTPPLAVAGFVVMLASAAFAVQSHRRAQSPDLHVVGGTASRRRSRGRSGRRSGGFLDRMEDRWRQRPEGHR; encoded by the coding sequence GTGCCGCTCTCGGAGCACGAGCAGCGGCTGTTCGAGCAGATCGAGCGGTCGCTTGCCGAGGACCCCAAGTTCGCCTCGGCCGTGCGCGCCAGCGACCCGCGTTTCCACGCGCGGCGTCGCCTGCTCGTCGCTGCCGGCGTGATCGTCGCTGGCCTGGCGTTGTTGGTCTATGGCGCGGTGATCAAAACTCCGCCGTTGGCAGTGGCGGGATTCGTTGTCATGTTGGCCTCGGCGGCGTTCGCGGTGCAGTCGCACCGCCGGGCGCAGTCACCGGACCTGCACGTCGTCGGAGGCACGGCGAGTCGTCGCCGGTCCCGGGGACGGTCCGGTCGCCGGTCGGGGGGTTTCCTCGACCGGATGGAGGACCGGTGGCGTCAGCGCCCGGAGGGGCACCGCTGA
- a CDS encoding error-prone DNA polymerase has product MSFHNPRLPWSELERVLSGRTGEGERHLRVVDPLAVDADGGDSPAWSRSREQYRPPELARPDGVVPYAELHAHTNFSFLDGASHPEELAEEAVRLGLTALAVTDHDGFYGVVRFAEAARTLDLPTIFGAELSLGLPGPQQGVPDPHGNHLLVLAHGHEGYARLATTIARAQLRGGEKGRPVYGELEEVAADLRDHVLVLTGCRKGHVPSALLTEGVDAAARELDRLTALFGAETVAVELTDHGHPVDGDRNDALAELAAAAGLPTVATNNVHYATPGRRRLATTVAAVRARRSLDEIDGWLPAAGTAHLRSGAEMAARFAAYPGAVARAAEFGAELAFDLQLVAPRLPAYPVPPGHTEMSWLRHLTDEGARERYGPREAHPQAYAQLDHELNMIEELGFPGYFLVVYDIVDFCRRADIYCQGRGSAANSAVCYALRITNVDAVRHRLLFERFLAPERDGPPDIDVDIESDRREEVIQHVYARYGREHTAQVANVISYRPRSAVRDVAKAFGFSPGQQDAWSKQIDRWGDVATVDVPEIPEQVIAYANELTGGSGRWAGFPRHLGIHSGGMVICDRPVIEVCPVEWGRMPGRSVLQWDKDDCAAVGLVKFDLLGLGMLSALHYGYDMIGMSLDLGDMSLEDPEVYDMLCRADSVGVFQVESRAQMATLPRLRPRTFYDLVVEVALIRPGPIQGGSVHPYIRRKSGQEPVTFPHPLMRNALEKTLGVPLFQEQLMQLAIDLAGFDAAGADELRRAMGAKRSVERMAKIADRLYRGMAERGITGELADDVYRKLTAFASYGFPESHAMSFAYLVYASSWLKRYHPGPFLAALLSAQPMGFYSPQTLVDDARRHGVEVRRPDVNASGAKPVLESTPQTRWGSRPGEPPHAWGLGGPAVRLGLSSVRTLGDPVAERIEAERTAHGPYRDMPDLARRVGLTSAHLEALATADAFACFGLSRRQALWAAGAAAQDRPDRLPGTVTGATAPTLPGMEEVDRLVADVWATGLSPEHHPARFIRPRLEALGAVPIDRLGRVEPGRRIRVGGIVTHRQRPATAGGVTFLNLEDETGMLNVTCSPGLWQRHRRVARTSAALVVRGLLQRHEGVVNLVADRLDAIEPPVSPASRDFR; this is encoded by the coding sequence GTGAGTTTCCACAATCCTCGGCTGCCCTGGTCGGAGCTGGAGCGGGTGCTCTCCGGGCGTACCGGGGAGGGTGAACGGCACCTGCGGGTGGTGGATCCCCTCGCGGTCGACGCCGACGGGGGTGACTCGCCGGCCTGGAGTCGGAGCCGGGAGCAGTACCGTCCGCCCGAGCTGGCCCGCCCCGACGGTGTGGTGCCGTACGCCGAGCTGCACGCGCACACCAACTTCAGCTTCCTCGACGGGGCCAGCCACCCGGAGGAACTGGCCGAGGAGGCCGTCCGGCTGGGGCTGACCGCGCTCGCCGTCACCGATCACGACGGCTTCTACGGCGTGGTGCGCTTCGCCGAGGCGGCCCGCACGCTGGACCTGCCGACGATCTTCGGGGCGGAGCTGTCGCTCGGTCTGCCCGGCCCGCAGCAGGGCGTACCCGACCCGCACGGCAACCACCTGCTGGTGCTGGCGCACGGCCACGAGGGGTACGCGCGGCTGGCCACGACCATCGCCCGCGCCCAGTTGCGGGGCGGGGAGAAGGGACGCCCGGTCTACGGGGAACTGGAGGAGGTGGCCGCCGACCTGCGGGACCACGTGTTGGTGCTGACCGGTTGCCGCAAGGGACACGTGCCGTCCGCCCTGCTCACCGAGGGGGTGGACGCGGCGGCCCGGGAGCTGGACCGGCTCACCGCGCTGTTCGGCGCGGAGACGGTGGCGGTGGAGCTGACCGACCACGGGCACCCGGTCGACGGCGACCGCAACGACGCGCTGGCCGAGCTGGCCGCCGCCGCCGGGCTGCCCACGGTCGCCACGAACAACGTGCACTACGCCACCCCCGGGCGGCGTCGGCTGGCCACCACCGTCGCTGCCGTGCGGGCCCGGCGCAGCCTGGACGAGATCGACGGTTGGCTGCCCGCCGCCGGCACCGCCCACCTGCGCAGCGGTGCCGAGATGGCGGCGCGCTTCGCCGCGTACCCGGGGGCGGTGGCCCGGGCCGCCGAGTTCGGTGCGGAACTCGCCTTCGACCTCCAGCTCGTCGCGCCCCGGCTGCCGGCGTACCCGGTGCCGCCGGGGCACACCGAGATGAGCTGGCTGCGGCACCTCACCGACGAGGGGGCGCGGGAACGCTACGGCCCGCGCGAGGCGCACCCGCAGGCGTACGCGCAGCTCGACCACGAGCTGAACATGATCGAGGAGTTGGGTTTTCCCGGCTACTTCCTGGTGGTCTACGACATCGTCGACTTCTGCCGGCGGGCGGACATCTACTGCCAGGGCCGGGGCTCGGCGGCGAACTCGGCGGTCTGCTACGCCCTGCGGATCACCAACGTGGACGCGGTGCGGCACCGGCTGCTGTTCGAGCGTTTCCTGGCCCCGGAACGCGACGGCCCGCCCGACATCGACGTGGACATCGAGTCCGACCGTCGGGAGGAGGTCATCCAGCACGTCTACGCCCGGTACGGGCGGGAGCACACCGCCCAGGTGGCCAACGTGATCTCCTATCGACCCCGGTCGGCGGTGCGGGACGTGGCCAAGGCGTTCGGTTTCTCGCCGGGGCAGCAGGACGCGTGGAGCAAGCAGATCGACCGGTGGGGCGACGTGGCCACGGTGGACGTGCCGGAGATCCCCGAGCAGGTGATCGCGTACGCCAACGAACTGACTGGTGGCTCGGGGAGGTGGGCGGGCTTCCCCCGGCATCTGGGCATCCACTCCGGCGGCATGGTGATCTGCGACCGGCCGGTGATCGAGGTCTGTCCGGTGGAGTGGGGCCGGATGCCCGGCCGCAGCGTGCTCCAGTGGGACAAGGACGACTGCGCCGCCGTCGGCCTGGTCAAGTTCGACCTGCTCGGCCTGGGCATGCTCTCCGCGCTGCACTACGGGTACGACATGATCGGGATGAGTCTGGACCTCGGCGACATGTCGCTGGAGGATCCGGAGGTCTACGACATGCTCTGCCGGGCCGACTCGGTCGGGGTGTTCCAGGTGGAGAGCCGCGCCCAGATGGCCACGCTGCCCCGGCTGCGGCCCCGGACGTTCTACGACCTGGTGGTCGAGGTGGCGCTGATCCGTCCCGGCCCGATCCAGGGCGGCTCGGTGCACCCGTACATCCGGCGCAAGAGCGGGCAGGAGCCGGTGACTTTCCCGCATCCGTTGATGCGCAACGCGTTGGAGAAGACGCTCGGCGTACCGCTGTTCCAGGAGCAGTTGATGCAGCTCGCCATCGACCTGGCCGGGTTCGACGCGGCCGGGGCCGACGAGTTGCGCCGGGCGATGGGGGCCAAACGGTCGGTGGAGCGGATGGCGAAGATCGCCGACCGGCTCTATCGCGGCATGGCCGAGCGCGGCATCACCGGCGAGCTGGCCGACGACGTCTACCGCAAGCTCACCGCGTTCGCCAGCTACGGTTTCCCGGAGAGCCACGCGATGAGCTTCGCCTATCTGGTCTACGCCAGTTCCTGGCTCAAGCGCTACCACCCGGGCCCGTTCCTGGCCGCGCTGCTCAGCGCCCAGCCGATGGGCTTCTACTCGCCGCAGACCCTGGTCGACGACGCCCGTCGGCACGGTGTGGAGGTACGCCGTCCGGACGTCAACGCCAGCGGCGCGAAGCCGGTGCTGGAGTCGACCCCGCAGACCCGCTGGGGCAGCCGGCCCGGTGAGCCGCCGCACGCCTGGGGGCTGGGCGGTCCGGCCGTACGGCTGGGGCTGTCCAGTGTGCGTACGCTCGGTGATCCGGTGGCCGAGCGGATCGAGGCGGAGCGGACGGCGCACGGGCCGTACCGCGACATGCCGGATCTGGCCCGGCGGGTGGGGCTGACCTCGGCTCACCTGGAGGCACTGGCCACCGCGGACGCCTTCGCCTGTTTCGGACTGAGTCGGCGGCAGGCGCTCTGGGCGGCCGGCGCGGCGGCGCAGGACCGGCCGGATCGCCTGCCCGGCACGGTGACCGGCGCGACGGCGCCCACCCTGCCCGGCATGGAGGAGGTGGACCGGCTGGTCGCCGACGTGTGGGCCACCGGCCTGTCCCCGGAGCACCACCCGGCCCGGTTCATCCGTCCCCGGCTGGAGGCCCTGGGCGCGGTGCCGATCGACCGGCTGGGGCGGGTGGAGCCGGGCCGACGGATCCGGGTCGGCGGCATCGTCACCCACCGGCAGCGCCCGGCGACCGCAGGTGGGGTCACCTTTCTCAACCTGGAGGACGAGACCGGCATGCTCAACGTCACCTGCTCCCCGGGGCTGTGGCAGCGGCACCGGCGGGTGGCCCGGACCAGCGCCGCGCTGGTGGTGCGCGGGCTGTTGCAGCGGCACGAGGGAGTGGTCAACCTGGTCGCCGACCGGCTGGACGCGATCGAGCCACCGGTCAGCCCCGCGTCCCGCGACTTCCGCTGA
- a CDS encoding alkaline phosphatase family protein has product MPFLAPVTPEYGGGSIADVLPSALAVLGVPGAADLLDLGADLSGVRRIAVLLVDGLGWYQIPTAAPYAPTLAGLTAAAGRPLTCGFPSTTPVSLVTLGTGAAPGAHGVLGFTLRVPGTERVLNHIEWSGDPSPLRWQPVATQLERARAAGVAVTVVSRPEFGGSGLTVAANRGGDYRGAAGVDAVATTMLAALTAGRGPTLVSGYHPDVDRDGHLSGVDSAPWRASVAEVDGMLARLVDGLPPDGALLVTADHGQLDVPAAHRFDLDTDPRLTDGVRVVAGEPRVRYLHTAPGATADVVAAWSAVLGDAARVLVRDEAVAAGWFGPVPEAHLERVGDVVVVCNDTYAVLASRSESPMVSRLVAFHGADTAAEMTIPLLVLRG; this is encoded by the coding sequence GTGCCCTTCCTTGCACCTGTCACGCCGGAGTACGGCGGGGGGAGCATCGCCGACGTGCTGCCCAGCGCGCTCGCGGTGCTCGGTGTGCCCGGTGCCGCCGATCTGCTCGACCTCGGTGCCGACCTCTCCGGCGTACGCCGGATCGCGGTGCTGCTGGTCGACGGGCTCGGGTGGTACCAGATCCCGACCGCCGCGCCGTACGCGCCGACCCTGGCCGGGTTGACCGCGGCGGCGGGTCGGCCGCTCACCTGCGGCTTCCCCTCCACCACCCCGGTCAGCCTGGTCACCCTGGGCACCGGGGCGGCACCCGGCGCGCACGGGGTGCTCGGGTTCACGTTGCGGGTGCCCGGCACCGAGCGGGTGCTCAACCACATCGAGTGGTCCGGCGACCCGTCGCCGCTGCGCTGGCAGCCGGTCGCCACCCAGTTGGAGCGGGCCCGGGCCGCCGGGGTGGCGGTGACCGTGGTCAGCCGGCCGGAGTTCGGCGGCAGCGGCCTGACGGTGGCCGCGAACCGGGGCGGCGACTACCGGGGCGCGGCCGGGGTCGACGCGGTGGCCACCACGATGCTGGCCGCGCTGACCGCCGGCCGAGGCCCCACCCTGGTCTCCGGGTACCACCCGGACGTGGACCGCGACGGGCACCTCAGCGGCGTCGACTCGGCACCCTGGCGGGCCTCGGTGGCCGAGGTGGACGGGATGCTGGCCCGGTTGGTCGACGGATTGCCGCCGGACGGGGCGCTGCTGGTCACCGCCGACCACGGCCAGCTCGACGTGCCCGCCGCGCACCGGTTCGACCTGGACACCGACCCTCGGCTGACCGACGGGGTGCGGGTCGTCGCGGGCGAGCCCCGGGTGCGGTATCTGCACACCGCGCCGGGTGCCACCGCCGACGTGGTGGCGGCCTGGTCGGCCGTGCTCGGTGACGCCGCCCGGGTGCTGGTGCGCGACGAGGCGGTGGCCGCCGGCTGGTTCGGGCCGGTGCCCGAGGCGCACCTGGAGCGGGTCGGCGACGTGGTGGTGGTCTGCAACGACACGTACGCCGTGCTGGCCAGCCGGTCGGAGAGCCCGATGGTCTCCCGGCTGGTGGCCTTCCACGGCGCGGACACCGCGGCCGAGATGACGATTCCGCTGCTGGTGCTGCGGGGCTGA
- a CDS encoding methyltransferase domain-containing protein, giving the protein MEQTPNPAGPPLTPRTAVVWSVLRAELDRRPAAELTVLDVGGGTGGFAVPLARAGHRVTVVDASPDALAALSRRAAEAGVAQRVRAVQGDGDALAGLVEPASVDLVLCHAVLEVVDDPAPVVAALAGALRPGGAASVLVAGRAAAVLGRAMNGHLDVATTLAADPDGTAGSRDTLRRRFDADGATALLAAAGLAVEEIHGVRVLADLLPAAVADGQPGALLELERALAARPPWRDLAAQLHLFARRPA; this is encoded by the coding sequence GTGGAACAGACCCCGAATCCGGCCGGGCCGCCGCTCACCCCCCGTACCGCCGTGGTCTGGTCGGTGCTCCGCGCCGAATTGGACCGCCGACCCGCCGCCGAGCTGACCGTGCTCGACGTCGGCGGTGGCACCGGTGGCTTCGCCGTGCCGCTGGCCCGGGCCGGGCACCGGGTCACCGTGGTCGACGCCAGCCCCGATGCGCTGGCCGCGCTCAGCCGCCGGGCCGCCGAGGCCGGGGTGGCACAGCGGGTACGCGCCGTGCAGGGCGACGGTGACGCGCTCGCCGGACTGGTCGAGCCGGCCAGCGTGGACCTGGTGCTCTGCCACGCCGTCCTGGAGGTCGTCGACGATCCGGCGCCGGTGGTGGCCGCGCTGGCCGGGGCGCTGCGGCCGGGCGGTGCGGCCAGCGTGCTGGTCGCCGGGCGGGCGGCGGCGGTGCTCGGCCGGGCGATGAACGGCCACCTGGACGTGGCGACGACGCTCGCCGCCGACCCCGACGGCACCGCCGGTTCCCGGGACACGCTGCGGCGACGTTTCGACGCCGACGGCGCCACCGCGCTGCTGGCCGCCGCCGGGCTCGCCGTCGAGGAGATCCACGGCGTACGCGTGCTCGCCGACCTGCTGCCGGCAGCCGTGGCGGACGGCCAGCCGGGCGCCCTGCTGGAGCTGGAACGGGCGCTGGCCGCCCGGCCGCCCTGGCGGGATCTGGCGGCGCAACTGCACCTGTTCGCCCGCCGTCCGGCATGA
- a CDS encoding DNA polymerase IV, producing the protein MGRSQSLPRGGDPRFGPDADDAGCSILHVDMDAFFASVEVRHRPELRGRAVVVGGVGARGVVSSASYEARRYGVRSAMPTMRARALCPHAVFLPPDFSRYSAASRAVMQIFRDVTPLVEPLSLDEAFLDVAGARRLFGPPAAIARRIRERVAAEQELTCSVGVASSKYVAKLGSTRAKPDGLLVVPAAQVLDFLHPLPVAALWGVGERAEQNLLRLGLRTVGDLAQAPLGMVRTAVGAAAAGHLHELAWGRDPRRVSPEHAEKSVGAEVTFDVDVNDPTEIRRTLLALAEKVGGRLRAGGLVGRTVSLKVRMADFRTVSRSRTLDVPTDVAREMFDTAWSLYTALAPGERIRLVGVRAEGLTPADETPRQLALGAPERGWREAEVAADAAAARFGRSVIGPASLLGGRDPRRDENPTRP; encoded by the coding sequence GTGGGACGCAGCCAGTCGTTGCCCCGGGGTGGCGATCCCCGGTTCGGGCCGGACGCCGACGACGCCGGCTGTTCGATCCTGCACGTCGACATGGACGCCTTCTTCGCCTCGGTGGAGGTGCGGCACCGACCGGAGTTGCGCGGCCGGGCCGTCGTGGTCGGCGGGGTCGGCGCACGCGGGGTGGTCAGTTCGGCCAGCTACGAGGCCCGGCGGTACGGCGTCCGCAGCGCGATGCCGACGATGCGGGCCCGGGCGCTCTGCCCGCACGCGGTGTTCCTGCCACCGGACTTCAGCCGCTACTCGGCCGCCTCGCGGGCGGTCATGCAGATCTTCCGGGACGTCACGCCGCTGGTCGAGCCGCTCTCCCTGGACGAGGCGTTCCTGGACGTCGCGGGTGCCCGGCGACTGTTCGGGCCGCCGGCCGCGATCGCCCGCCGGATCCGCGAGCGGGTCGCCGCCGAGCAGGAGCTGACCTGTTCGGTGGGGGTGGCGTCGAGCAAGTACGTGGCCAAGCTCGGGTCGACCCGGGCCAAGCCGGACGGCCTGCTCGTGGTCCCGGCCGCCCAGGTCCTCGACTTTCTCCATCCGCTGCCGGTCGCCGCCCTCTGGGGAGTGGGGGAGCGGGCCGAGCAGAACCTCCTGCGGCTCGGGCTGCGCACGGTGGGCGACCTCGCCCAGGCCCCGCTGGGGATGGTGCGGACCGCCGTCGGCGCGGCGGCGGCCGGGCACCTGCACGAGTTGGCGTGGGGACGCGATCCGCGTCGGGTCAGCCCCGAGCACGCGGAGAAGTCGGTCGGCGCGGAGGTCACCTTCGACGTCGATGTCAATGATCCGACCGAGATCCGGCGCACCCTGTTGGCGCTCGCCGAGAAGGTCGGTGGCCGGTTGCGTGCCGGTGGGCTGGTGGGGCGCACCGTGTCGCTCAAGGTGCGGATGGCCGATTTCCGCACGGTGAGCCGGTCGCGCACCCTGGACGTGCCCACCGACGTGGCGCGGGAGATGTTCGACACGGCCTGGTCCCTCTACACCGCTCTGGCGCCTGGTGAGCGGATCCGCCTCGTCGGCGTACGCGCGGAGGGTCTGACCCCCGCGGACGAGACGCCCCGGCAGCTCGCGCTCGGTGCGCCCGAGCGGGGATGGCGCGAGGCGGAGGTCGCGGCGGACGCTGCGGCTGCCCGATTCGGGCGGTCCGTCATAGGACCGGCCAGTCTTCTCGGGGGGCGTGATCCCCGACGAGATGAAAATCCGACGCGGCCGTAG